The stretch of DNA TCTCGCTCTGGTCTGGTTTGCGGAGGAGGATGCCTGGCCTTGGCTCGGCTTGCCTAGTCGGCTACTTGTTCAGACAGATTCTGATGGGTTGCTCGTGCTGATGGGGCCGAGAGGCGAGCTCCATTTTATAGCCTCCCGGCGCAGATGATTCCTCGTTACCGGTGGAGAGCCGTCTTGACGACCAACTGCCGGCCTCAAAAGTATCcccatttcttttttttcagaCGGCAGTTATGTTCTGTACTTCTGTTCGTGTAGAAGTATCTCAGTTTTTTCAGAGGAAGTAGCGAAGCAGCAGAGTTCTGGACTAAGAAAAAAACAACAGAATCCTGTAGTCATGGTATACGGTATAAAATTTTGCTCCATATGCGTAGCTGCCGAAATGGGACTTCCGTTGTTGTTTTAACAGCCGGCAGCTGATTCAGGTGATTGCGACACCGCTGAGTACTGCTACTAATCTGAACCTTTCAGCCAGCGGACTGACGAGTTCTTTTATTCGAGATAAAACATGGGCAGTTAGTCAGAACGTAGAACTGATTAGCTTTTACATCAGGCGTCCTGAGGAGACTACATTTGGCAAACATGCAGCATCTTCACTGCAAGACTTGCAAGAATCTCAGTTAACTACTGTATGCGACGACTTTTCCcccagaaaaagaaaagaaactcAATAGGCTTTAGGGTGTACTACTGAAACTGAATGTATATGAGCACTCATGTGGGGTTGCTTCTGCATCAGCGTCAGCGATGGAGTTCTTGACCTATGAGGAGGATCACATGTAACCTAAGAAGCATAGCAGCTGCCGCTAGGCATCGGAATGTCGGCATGTTTCAGCCACTGGTTTCCATGGAAAAACTGGATGGAATCGCCGGCGGAACGGACGGCGGCGAGCCAAAGGGAGGCCAAATCTGACTCGGGAACGCATTGCAGGCGTGCGGCCAGGATTAAACTTCTGGTGAACGCTATTTTCCTTCTCTGTCCCGCGGACTCTATAGTCTATATTGCCTGTTTGTtttccatgccatgcagccaatGCAAATTGGCTTTCTCATGGAAAATGGCATATTCGTCGCCTCGCCGTCTGACTACTGACGATATTACTATTCTTTGGAAACTAGGCTTGTGGTTTGGTTTTTTATGATAGAACACTTGGGGAAGTTTTTTAGGTTATCATGGCCGACCCTGTTAGATTTGCAAAAGGGGACAGGACATGATGGCAAAACAATGGGTCACAGAGTTCAGAAAGCTCCTTTTGCATTGCTCAAGAGTAGGTACTATTTAATTTACCGGGATAACTCAATCAGCTTCGCAAAGAATATGCCAAGACATGAACACTCATTACGGCATGGCCCAAGATCCCCCCTGCTTTTCGATGATAAGGTTAAGTATTTTGTGAACTCCGCGCTAGATGTCCATCTTCTCTGTCAGCCGTTAGCTGTGCTGTGGATGGCCGTCAGATGTAACGTGGAAACGTTCTGAATCTGATACATCTAAAACCCAATGGATTTGACTTGTGTAAATGTAAATATCTGACATATTTGACTGTGAAATCATAATTCATCAACTCGTAAATGTAAATACCTGACAGATTCAACCATCAAATCATGATTAATTGGAAGTCAAACCAGGATGTCACATCACTTCATGGAACTATCGGTCGAGAGATCCTCTCTGCTATttttagaaaagaaaaaaaacttgGAGAATACGAGCCGTTGCATCGACTCTTCCTTGGGCGGCTAGGGTTGGAGCACGAGATACCATTCGATTCGCGACGAGCAGCTCCCCTGAGTCCTGACCCCTGAGCCGTCGGAGCTCAACCTCGGACGACGACATGCCCCGTGTCCCTGTCATGCCCGCCTCGTTCCAGCGCGCCGCTTGCCGCTGCCCCAGCTCCGTTCACTTCGCGCGTCGGGCGTCCCGCTGTTGCCTGCCGTGCTCGCAGCTCGCCTtcccgacgccgacgccgcccaCCAAAAACTCGTGCCCGGCACGGGGCGGAACACGCGTCGCGCAGGCTCTACGTTCGCGTCGCGTCAGggttcggctcggctcggctcggtaaTTGGACGGCTGAGGTTCGTGCCCAACACGGCGGCTGCGTGGGGAgtccctgctccgccgccagTTAGAGTTTGGACCAATGACGAAGGGATGGCGCAGCCAGATTAGAGATGAAGAACGGTCTTTAGGCCTCCTCCAACAGTTATAGCTAGTTCTGTCTATAAAACAGCACATGTCATCTAAGAGATACTACAAGATCTAATGTCTCTTAACGGACTATCTATACGGTTGCTGAAATTAAACATCTCAACAGTCTAGATAGTATGAATCATTAGCTCATCACAGTAGTACGGCAAAGTGCAATTCTACCTACAGCTGAAGTCCATGTACTATGACAACTAGGTAGCGTTATAGGAATATCATTATCACAACAGAGATAGAAGAGATGGACAGAAGCTGGATATACAAGTGCTAATTGCATTTCTTAAACAAAAGTTATAACAAGCTGCATTCGTTGAACAAGACCTCCAAATGCGGGACAACAACTTCAGACACGAGTGAAAATCAGCAAAACTTAGACAATGTAGGCCTCCTGttagagagaaaaagaaaacataTACTTAAGTTCACAGTGCATCACGCTGACCAATTCAGAGGTTTTGACCCTGATACTGACCAATATAATTCAAATAACCATTGAGATTCAGTTTAAAAAATTCATACCTGACAGCATATGACAGCTCGCAAAACAACCAATAATAGCATCTGCCACTGAGAAAAAAAGGTCAAGTTGTAAGTGATACATTTGAGTCTAACATGAAAGATAAATAAATTGGATAATAGTGCTTACATGAAACTGAATACAACAACTAATTATTTTGCCTACATTGAAACCGCTGCCAAATATGCTCAATTAAGTCATTTTTTTAGTTGAGTATGGATTAGTTTGGCTCGGATAGTGGCATTTCTATGTCGCACAGCGTTAAAGCATGGGTGATCGTTACTCCTTGCTTGCACTTCTGGTGGAAGAGCAACAGATGTTCCTGGGATAGCATTCAAGTCAAGAGGATACTTAGCCACTTCTCCTTTATCTTTCACTATCACGTTGTGGAGAATAACACAAGCTTGCATGATTTTTTGAAGAACTTTTTGGCTCCATGATCGTGCTGGACGACGCACGATGTTGAAACGAGCTTGCAGCACCCTAATAGCACGCTCAATatctttccttttcccttcttgTTCCCTTGCAAACACCTTGTGCTTTTCTAGTTGAGGAGACCTTATATACTTCACAAAGGCTGCTCATTCTGGATAAATTGCATCAGCAAGATAATACCCTGTGCTGTATTGTGTCCCGTTGACAGTAAATTGAACTCGAGGAGCTTCACCTTTTATTGCTTCAATAAATAGAATAAATAGAGGGGACTGGTTGAGCACATTTATGTCATTGTTGGACCCAGGAATACCAAAAAATGCATGCCAGATATGAAGGTCATATGATGCTACAGCTTCAAGGATAATGGTTGGGTGTTTATGGTCACCTCGAGTATATTGTCCCTTCCAAGCCACTGGACAATTTTCCCATTGCCAATGCATGCAGTCAATACTTCCTAATACCCTAGGGAATCCACAAGACTCTCCGATTTGGAGCAAACGCTCAGTTGTGGGATGACGTAGGTACTTACTACCGAATACTTGAACCACACCTTCTACAGAGATTTCTAAGCACTCAAGTGCAGTGCTCTCTGCAACCTTCAAGTACTCATCAAGTGTGTCAGCAGCAGCAGTCCCATATGCAAGCATGCGGATTGCTGAAGTGCACTTCTGCAATGGTGACAGCCCAAAGCGTCCAGTACAATCTACTCTTTGAGTAAAATAGTATTTACATGTTAGTGTATTTACAATTGGGAGTATGCAGAATAAAAATTTCAATCGCAGAATCATTCCCTAACTTGCATATCTTTTCTATTCTTACACCAAATAGGAATATGCTTATTGACCATAGAAACAACATGCTAAACAGATCGGATACTTGTCAAATGAGATCGTTCCTTACCGATCTACAGGTGCAGAGCCAAACGAGTTGGTTTGTAGCATAGGACCATTCCACCAAGCTGCAGAATGGAGAGAACAGCTTACTCTAAAAATATCCACGAGCGGGGGTAGAAATCAATAGTTTGCTGCAACTGAACCACATCTAAGGGAGGCTGACATGGTGTTGTAGATACACCCAGGAGCATCTGCAGATCCAGACGAAGTTTGCGGCAACGGAGCTACTTCTCGCTTGGACCGGTGGTTCATCTTGCCGCGCGGGTCGTCGTCGACGTGGGGAACGTCTTCGTCGCCGCGGGCTTCGTCGACAGCAGGCCCGAGTAGTGAGCGAAGAACTGGACCCGTCCAGCAATAGCTATGGCTAGCAAGCAGATTAACGAAACAAGTGATTGGAGGGGAAAATAAAGGGAAAGAGGAGGGAGAGTGCAGTCGCAAGGGGGGAGGGAAGATTGGCGCGGGAAGGATTTAGCAGGAGAATTGGCGTGCTTCATGGGGAGGGGCGCGCGAACGCTCGGAGGGAAGACGATTCGGCGTGGATTTGGGGAGGGAGACGCAGCTGATCCGTTTTCGACGGAGGAAGAGCCGGCGTCGACGTTTAGGTCGGCTCTTAGCGTCCTCGGTTTCCGTCCGAGACTAGCGAGGGAATAGTCGCTGGCTCGTTGATTTactcctcttctctctcttccaTGTCGGCAAAAATCCGACGCAGCTACGTACCgtgttttatttttcttttcgtTTGTTGTCTTCTTCATTCATTTTTCTTTCGCTTTCGATAGCagctttcttttcttttttctttttctttgctttaattttctttattttgttttcagtaattctaacttttctttttctttcttcccttttaatttttccttttctttctcgcTTTTATCTTTTGTTGTTCACTTTTTAATGTTTTGTGTAAAACGAATGCTAACTTTGTTTTCTGTTTTCTttaattttcttttttcttctcaTTTTAAAACTATTTTTCTTTTGCATACTATTTTATTCGTCATCTTTACAATTTGTCCATGGTTGTTTCTATTTTCATACAAAATTATTTGTTCGGTGTGTGGTACTACTTTGTTCATATTTGTGGATTAATTGTTCGTAATGTTAAAGTTATTTGTTCTCGTTGCATAACAAATAGTTTGACTATTAGTGTTGTATTTTTCATGTAAAATAGTTTATTCATCTATTGAGCCATTTCTTCACTTTGTAGACTATTTTTTTCGTTGTTAAATTATTTGTATGTGTTATTTAATCTTTTACTAGCACCGTGTAGCAACAGCTACGGGTAATATAAATTTACCCGAATCTACATGAGACAGTATGCTCTTTCACTTTCGAGTAGTCTGTGCTGTGACCGCACGAGGCATTGATTGTCTGGAATTTTGATTGGGATTCCGATTAATTTGTCAGGATTTCGATTGGAATTCCAATTAATTTATCCGGATTCCGATTAACAGATCAAGAAATCATTATCTGCTTTAGAAATAGTAGAGATTTACAAAGAATAATCATTTATTCCTATTGTTCAATATCTATATGCAATAGTAAAAATTTCGATCGTCACAAATATTTATAAAATAATATCATCCAATATAGTTAAGTGTGATCTTATTTTAAAGATATTTTCATAAAAGTATAATGATGCAATTAAAATTTAATTTGGCTTCGTCGTTTAAGATTTATGATTTTTCTTAGTTTTTAGTTTGCATGTATATAGGATGATGTCAGCAGTGTTATCTATTCTTGCTTGTATGTATAGGATTGATATTCGTTTTTACGCAGACTAGGTGCTGACCCATGCGTTGCTACGGGCAAAATAATATTCTTAATAGATGCTATTATATATGTAATATAGATTTATCCTACATGATTATATGAATTGAAGTAACTGTCTCATAAAAAATTTCTAATCTAATATCTCGTCATACTATAATTTATTCAAGGACTGGCGTTCCAGCATCTGCATCCCAGTAAACTATGCTAAGGCGTGGGAAAACTTCTGCAAGTTATTTAGAAGAAAAAAGGAATAAAGGATGTGCAGGAAGCATTCTGACTGCAAGTTGCAAGCTAATGAACTATCACACCAATGCTCCTAAATGTTTAGAACACAAGCAAATTGCGAGGTACCAATTGCATGTCATTGGGGTACAAATGCTGCAATCACATGACCACAGAAACAATAGCCAAGGCTAGGGAGTGATCACAATACTAATATTCTCAAGAAACAGAAATATTCTAATTGCGTCATATTTTATCTTTTTCTCGAATGGAAATGTTCTAGAGAAAAATCTAAAGGTTCATATATGAAATAGATCATAAGATAATTGAACCTGCCATATTTTCGTAACAGATCGAGTAACTAAAAAGGCACCAAAGCTTGAATAAACAGTTTTTGCACAAATATAAATTGTGGATAAACACAATACACTCCTCAAACTACGTACAAACTTCTAGAAAATAATTTTCATGGATTCTAATATCACCTGAAACTATTTTGAAGGACCATAAGTTGGCTGGCATAGTCATCTCGGTAATCAATTGGCAGAGGAAGGTCCCTTCTCGTGCAATTGCTCTCTCAATGAGGTAATGGACCTGCCGGTGTCACTACGAGCTTCCATGTGCAGTAGAAATTTAAGCACAAGTCCATCTGACTATCTCAGATGTTCAGAATTCCATATTCACAGCAACAATTTCTTACAGGAAAAAGAAGCATGTGGCTCTGAAGAAGTTCATCCCTCGTGTGACAAAAATGGAGGCCATAATCAAACAAAATTTAGCAATCCAAATCATGTGGATGCATGTGTCTGGTAAAGCTTAAACCCCAAATGAGATGCCATTCCGAGTAAATTTTTAGCAAGTAAAGGCTATGAGCGTATGGACTCTCGCACAATCCGTAGAGCATCAACTTAAAAGTTCTTCAGATATTTCGGAGGTGACAAGCAACAGATAACAAAATTATAGTCTAGATTCAGGATCTCAGATGATTCACCACCATGCATAAAATGCCTGCTATTGGCATCATGGGTAGCAAATCTTAAAGGTTTAAATATTGAGGCCACCTAAATTATTGTCTAGATTCAGAACATCAACCGAGCAGAACACAAATTATCTGCCAATGGCACCATGGATATTGTTCTATCTCGGAATGAAACCTCAAATGCAGCCAAAGTTAAAATAGCAGTTTCAGATAGCCAGCTAACATTAACACAACGCCCTCAACTGTTTGATGGATAATCATCCCAGTAGTACAACTCAAGAGTCATTTGATAGCCCATGATGTCTATATCACTGTCAAAGGGGCCAGGCAGAGCATTCACATCCTCTATACTGAACCCCTTGCGATGGATGACTTTCAGACCCTCGAACACGACTTTGCCTTCCACGGAGGCCCTGTGACATTCACTAAGCAGATTTTGCTGTTCTGTAATCCATGCAGGTTTGTTGGACATGGCAGATTGAATCTTCATGGTCTGCAGCACCTGGGCATTTGCAAGGAGGAAACACACAAACTCAAGCAAGTTTTGGTTCTCAACTTTGCTTCCTCGTTTCTCGACTTTGATTTCTAGTCTCACGCTCTGGAGATGGTTCACAATACATCCAATGGGATCAAGCTTCTGCTAATTGTTCGGGCCAATTGTGTGAACTTCCCCTTCCCTGCGCTTGTTGCCCTTTTGCACAAATATGAGGAATAAGAGGAAATCCTTTGCAGGGTTCAGCTAATGGGATAGTATACACAAGAACAAAGAAACAGAGCAACCTCAAGCTGCAATTACCAGGATATGCAATGTCTCCAGGAAGGGAAAGCACTTGAGCAATTTCATCACTGACTCCATGTTCTTCTTGCTCGAGAACGTCACACTGATAGCCAGAATCTTCACGCTATTGAAAAGAGCACGCAATCCGTTGCTAACCTTCTACAATGTACAAGCGAATGATGCCTCTTGGGCTCAGCTATCTCAGACGAAGAAGAACAAGACATGAATTCAAACATTGTAACCAGTTAACTACCTTCTGAGCAGCAGGCTTGTCGATGCCGTGGAAGAAATCCCGGAAACCCAGCACAAGTGGTAGCCTAAAGCAGTAAGCTTTGGCGCGCCGATGATGGTGACCGCCGTCCCCAGATGCGCGTTGCCGAGCAGAAGGTCTAGGCGCGGGGCGTCCTCCACCGTTAGCTCCTCCAGATGCTTGTACTGCCATGCCGTCTCCACCCTCTGCCGCGGCGACTGGGGCGGGAACAGCAGCGGCGACGATGCCGGAGAGCTCGGAGCCGGCCGCAGGTTGGGGGAGATGGCCTCGCGAGGTCGGAGAGAGCGAGGGCCGGCCGCGGGTTGGGGGAGATGCGCCTCGCGAGGCCGGAGAGAGCGAGGGCTGGCTGCAGGTTGGGGGAGATGCGCCTCGCGAGGCCGGAGAGTGAGGGACGGCCGCAGGTTGGGCGAGAGGCACCTTGCGAGGCCGGAGAGCGAGGGACGACCGTGCGTTGGGGGAAGAGGCGGCTCGCGGCTGCGACGACGCCGGGGAGCCCGGAGCCGCCCGCGGGTTGGGGGAGAGGGGCGCGTCCCCCCGCTCGTCGGCGGCTCGTGAGGCCGGAATGAGGCGCGGCGGGCCGTGGACGAGCAGGCTGGAAAGCGGCGCGGTGGAGGTGGATCGATGCCTCAATGGATgggtgccgcgccgcccgtggcTCTGCCGGCAGGCAGTGGGCGAGCAggtacggcggcggcagcgaagcTGGGTCCAGGGCGGCGTCCGGGGCAGGCACGGCGGAGGCGACGAGCCGACGAGGGCGGGGGAGGGCAgcggcgccgggggggggggggggagggcgaCGATGGCGtgcgggggagagagagggcgcCGTGGGTTGGGCCTCGGGGCGAGAGCACCGGCGGTGGCGAGCGCGAGGGGGAGGCGAGAGCGGAGCGCGTGGGGGAGGCGTGCGTTTTTTTTTACGCGGTAGGGGCGGTGGGGAGGCAGAACCATGCGGAGGCAGAGGCATGGTGTGCGACGTGGACACTGCAACCTTAGTGGCAGAGAAAATAGTGGATAGGCTGATGTATATTTTTTTATTATCTAGTAATAATTAATC from Panicum hallii strain FIL2 chromosome 3, PHallii_v3.1, whole genome shotgun sequence encodes:
- the LOC112887756 gene encoding uncharacterized protein LOC112887756 isoform X1, which produces MAVQASGGANGGGRPAPRPSARQRASGDGGHHHRRAKAYCFRLPLVLGFRDFFHGIDKPAAQKKVSNGLRALFNSVKILAISVTFSSKKNMESVMKLLKCFPFLETLHILGNKRREGEVHTIGPNN
- the LOC112887756 gene encoding uncharacterized protein LOC112887756 isoform X2, whose protein sequence is MAVQASGGANGGGRPAPRPSARQRASGDGGHHHRRAKAYCFRLPLVLGFRDFFHGIDKPAAQKVSNGLRALFNSVKILAISVTFSSKKNMESVMKLLKCFPFLETLHILGNKRREGEVHTIGPNN